The Oscillospiraceae bacterium genome contains the following window.
CAGCAAAAGAAAGCTTGCAAAGAAAACTGCCGCTGTTTCGACGCAGCGGACCCGCGACTTAGGGGCTGCACGCCCCTAAGAACCCCAATAAGGAAGTCGGAAGGCCCACAGGCTACGCGAACGCAGTATTACTGTTCGCGCTTAACGCCTGTGGGCCTTCCTCCACTTTTGAGTCGGGAGTTGCGGGGTTGCGAGCGCGGGGCCACAGTTGAGCGCAGCGAAACTGGGGAGCGAGCAATGTTTGCCCCTGCGGGGCAAACAACCGCACGAGCGGGCCAGCTTTGCTGGCTGGCGGCGCTCGTTGTGCGCCGCCAAGCGCCCCCGAACCCCCGCAGTGGGAATGGGATGTGCGTAGGGGCGGGGCTCTGCTCCGCCCGCGCCGTCAGGAGAGGGCTGCCGCCCTCCCTTGCCCCTCTCGTCCACAAGCCGTTTACGGCAGTCCGTAGGGGCCGGGCATGCCCGGCCCTCCACCTTGCCATTACCACCCCGTATCCTTTGCATCGTAGGGAGGGGTCTTGACCCCTCCGCGGGGCGTTGGGGACGCCGCCCCCTACAGCGGCAAACCACAGGGCTTCGCATAACCGCCCTGCGCCCCCAAACAAAAATATCCTGCCCGCGACCTCTCGCAGACAGGATATTTTTGTATCATTTTAAAATTCTTTTCGGATCCTTTTCTTCTAAGAAAAGGAACAACCCCCGCTCATGTAAAAATCACTTCCGGTCAATCGCCACAACCACGCCGGACAGTGCCAGCAGCGCCAGCAGGTTCGGGATCGCCATCAGGCCGTTGAACAGGTCGGCCAGCGCCCAGACAAGATCGACCTTCAAGGTCGAGCCGACCAGAATAAACGCGACCACAATGACGCTGTACACAGGCAGCAGCTTCTCGCCAAACAGCGCCTTAAAATTCGACTGGCCGAAGAAATACCAGCCGATGATCGTGGAAAAAGCGAAGAAGAACATGCACACCGCGATGAACACCGGCCCAAACCCGCCGAATGCCTGGCTGAACGCAGCCTGCGTCAGCGCCGTGCCGGTCAGACCCTGCGGCACCAGCCCGGAGGTGATCAGCACCAGACCGGTCAGCGTCAGAACCACAAAGGTGTCGATGAACACACCCAGAATCGCCACGGCACCCTGATCCTGCGGACGCTTGACCTTGGCCAGCGCGTGGGCATGCGGCGTGGAGCCAAGGCCCGCCTCGTTGGAGAACAACCCGCGCGCTACGCCAAAGCGCATGGCCTGCTGCACGGTCACACCCGCGATGCCGCCCGCCATGGCCTGCGGCTCAAACGCCAGCACAAACACCTGCGCCAGCGCGCCGGGCAGCGCCTTGGCGTTGATGACCAGAATGGCGATGCAGCCCAAAATGTAAAATGCCGCCATGACCGGCACAACCTTTTCCGTTACAGCGGCGATTCTCTGCACGCCGCCCAGAAAGATGAACGCCGCAATGGCTGCCACGATGACGCCAACCACCAGCCGGTTTACACCGAATGCGTTGTGGAACGCATCGCCGATCGAGTTGGACTGCACCATGTTGCCCATAAAGCCCAGCGCCAGAATAAT
Protein-coding sequences here:
- a CDS encoding sodium:alanine symporter family protein, with the protein product MAVFTAWIEQFSDVLWNSLLLFLLVGTGLYFTVRLRGVQVRRFGEGVHRVFGGFTLRGKKADAEGMSSFQALTTAIAAQVGTGNITGCATALVSGGPGALFWTWVSAFFGMATIYAEAVLAQHYRTTVNGHVTGGPAFYIRAAFKGKGGKVLATVFSVLIILALGFMGNMVQSNSIGDAFHNAFGVNRLVVGVIVAAIAAFIFLGGVQRIAAVTEKVVPVMAAFYILGCIAILVINAKALPGALAQVFVLAFEPQAMAGGIAGVTVQQAMRFGVARGLFSNEAGLGSTPHAHALAKVKRPQDQGAVAILGVFIDTFVVLTLTGLVLITSGLVPQGLTGTALTQAAFSQAFGGFGPVFIAVCMFFFAFSTIIGWYFFGQSNFKALFGEKLLPVYSVIVVAFILVGSTLKVDLVWALADLFNGLMAIPNLLALLALSGVVVAIDRK